In Bacillus weihaiensis, the genomic stretch GTAACCACAATGATAGGTGGGGGGACTGGGCCGGCGACAGGGACAAAAGCGACAACATGTACTCCTGGGAAATGGAATATTCAAAATATGTTAAAAGCAGCAGAAGAATTTCCTGTGAATATAGGATTTCTTGGGAAAGGGAACTCTTCAAATGAAGAGGCCTTGATTGAACAAATTGAAGCTGGTGCAGTAGGACTAAAATTACATGAAGACTGGGGCACAACAACAGCTAATATTGATAAAGCCTTAAGTGTTGCAGACCAGTATGATATTCAAATAGCGATTCACAGTGATACGCTCAATGAAGGCGGATTTGTTGAAGATACACTACATGCTATTAATGGTCGTGTCATCCATACGTATCATACAGAAGGTGCTGGAGGTGGGCATGCTCCGGATATTATCAAGGCGGCTTCCTACTCTAATATATTACCTTCATCAACAAACCCAACAAGACCATATACGGTTAATACAGTAGCAGAGCATCTAGATATGTTAATGGTGTGTCATCATCTTGATCCATCTATCCCAGAGGATTTAGCGTTTGCAGATTCGCGAATACGCAAAGAAACAATTGCAGCAGAAGATATTCTTCATGATCTTGGGGTTTTTAGTATGATCAGCTCTGATTCTCAAGCTATGGGTAGAGTGGGTGAGGTCATCTCTAGGACATGGCAGACAGCTGATAAAATGAAACGTCAGCGTGGTCCGCTAATAGCTGATGAGACAAATGATAATGCACGTGCGAAAAGATATATTGCGAAATATACAATCAATCCAGCTATTACACACGGAATCTCAGATTACGTAGGTTCAATTGAAGTAGGGAAATTAGCTGATATTGTCCTGTGGGATCCTGCATTCTTTGGAGTAAAGCCAGAGTTAATCTTAAAAGGTGGAATGATTTCATGGAGTGTAATGGGGGATCCTAATGCTTCGATTCCTACACCTCAGCCAGCTCTTTACCGACCGATGTTTGCAAGTTTTGGTCTTGCGAAATATCAAACTTCTTACACGTTCCTTTCAAAAGCTGGATTCGAAGGAAAAGTACATGAGGAATTAGGTCTTAAAAAGCGTATTGGCGTGGTTAAAAATATTAGACAACTAACAAAAAAAGACATGAAGTTAAATGGAGAGACACCTGAAATTGAAGTGGATCCTCAAACGTATGAAGTAAAAGTAGATGGTGATCTAATAACGTGTGAACCAGATGAAAAGGTTTCTCTAGCACAACGATATTTTTTATTTTGAGGTGAAGAAAATGATAATTGAAAAAGTAGTTGGGAATGTCAAAACGCAAGAAAAACAACCACATCATGTAGAACGAGTTTACTTAAGAAGTGATGATTTGCTGAAAAAAATTCAACGAGTAAAGACAGATCATGGAAACGAATTAGGTATTAGATTGAGAGATGCTAAGGAATTAATGGATGGAGATATCTTATTTCAGAACGAAAAAAACGCAATAATCATTAGTGTCATTGAGGATGATGTTATTGTGATAAAGCCAAAAAGTATCAATCAAATGGGAGACATTGCACATCAATTGGGAAATCGTCATCTTCCAGCTCAATTTAATGGAGATGAGATGATTGTTCAATATGACTATCTAGTAGAAAAATTACTAGAAGAGGAAGGGGTTTTATTTGAAAGGGTAAAGAGGAAGATGGAGAAGGCCTTTAAGCACATTGGTCATTCACATGGCGAATAAACAAGCATTATTTCACCTGCTTCAAATATGTGATTCGAACTTTCCATCTGGAGCCTTTTCTCATTCATTCGGATTAGAAACCTATATTCAGGAAAATAAATTAACGAATAAACAAGAGTTTTACCATGCATTAACACAATATCTTTCTTTACAGTTTATCTACACGGATGGACTAGCTTGTAAAATGGTCTATGAAGCAATCAAATCAAGGAACATTCAAAAGGTATGGGAGATTGATCAAGAACTTTATGCTTTATCCTTAGCGAAAGAAACAAGAGAAGGAAATCGTCGGATAGGGCGCCAATTAGTAAAAGTAATGAATGAATTATATGAAATACACGCCCTAAAAGACTATCAAAATAAAATTAAAAGAAAAGAGGCTTTTGGTCATAGCGCCATTGTTTTTGCAATGGTTAGTCAGCATCTTCAATTAGATGTCAGAACGGCCTTAGAAACATATTTATTTGCAACGACTTCATCACTTGTTCAAAATGCAGTTCGAGGGATCCCATTAGGACAGACGGATGGTCAGAGGGTTCTGATTGATAGCCAACCTTTTTTAACCGAGCTTGTAGATAAAACATTACTTCTTGATGAAGCAGATTTTGGTGCCAGCTCAATTGGTCTTGAAATCGCTCAAATGATTCATGAACAGTTACCTGTTAGGTTATTTATGTCTTAAAAAAGAGTAGGAAGGATTGATAAGTATGAAAGAACCAATACGAATTGGTATCGGAGGCCCTGTTGGAGCAGGTAAAACATTATTAGTTGATAAATTAACACGTGTGTTAATGAAAGAGTTAGAGGTTGCAGTTATTACAAATGATATTTATACAAAAGAAGATGCGCAGTTTCTAATGAAGAATGGGGCTCTACCAGAAGACCGTATAATCGGTGTAGAAACAGGTGGGTGCCCTCATACAGCTATAAGAGAAGATGCATCAATGAATTTTGATGCTATAGATGAACTTATTGAACGACATCCAAATTTAGATCTCATATTTGTTGAGAGTGGAGGGGATAACTTAGCAGCGACATTTAGTCCTGAATTGGTAGACTTTTCGATCTATATTATTGATGTGGCACAAGGTGAAAAGATTCCAAGAAAAGGAGGTCAAGGAATGATTAAATCTGATCTTTTTATTATTAATAAGACAGATCTTGCTCCTTATGTTGGTGCGAATTTAGAAGTAATGAGAAAGGATACCCTAGCTTCACGTGGGGATCGACCTTTTTTCTTTACAAATTTAAAAAGTGGTTCGGGTGTAAATGATGTTGTGGAGTGGATTCGAAGGGAAGCTTTCTTAGTTGGTTTGGAGGCGTAACACATGGTGTATACTGGCTACCTTGCACTCGAGGTAGGGAAAAAGCGTGAAAGATCCTTCATAAGTAGCAGTTTTTTTGATGGTGTTTTCAAAATAACAAGACCTACCTATTTAGTAGAAGACCTACCTCTTTTAACGATGATACATGTTGGAGGAGGCTATATTGATGGAGATACGTACAGAACAGAGATAACGATGAAGAATCGTGCAAAGTTAGCATTGACAACTCAGGCTTCTACGAAAGTATATAAGTCTATGGAAAAAGGTGTTTCTCAGGAAAATGAATTTCATTTAGGGGAAAAGTGTGAACTATACTTAAAACAAGATCCCCTCATTTTATATAAAAATGCACGATTTATGCAAGACACTACCGTCCATTTAACAGATTCATCAGTCTTTTATTTTACGGATATTATTTCACCAGGGTGGTCTCCGGATGGCTTACCTTTCCAATATGAAAGATTACAATCAAAGATGAAAATCTACGTAAATGAGTCTTTACAAATAATAGATCATCTATTATTAGAGC encodes the following:
- the ureC gene encoding urease subunit alpha, with product MSFSMTRLQYADMFGPTTGDQVRLGDTDLFIEVEKDFTTYGDEVKFGGGKVIRDGMGQHPLAKREDVVDLVITNALIVDYTGIYKADIGIKEGIITSIGKAGNPFIMDDVDIVIGAATEVIAAEGMLVTAGGIDAHIHFICPQQIQTAIESGVTTMIGGGTGPATGTKATTCTPGKWNIQNMLKAAEEFPVNIGFLGKGNSSNEEALIEQIEAGAVGLKLHEDWGTTTANIDKALSVADQYDIQIAIHSDTLNEGGFVEDTLHAINGRVIHTYHTEGAGGGHAPDIIKAASYSNILPSSTNPTRPYTVNTVAEHLDMLMVCHHLDPSIPEDLAFADSRIRKETIAAEDILHDLGVFSMISSDSQAMGRVGEVISRTWQTADKMKRQRGPLIADETNDNARAKRYIAKYTINPAITHGISDYVGSIEVGKLADIVLWDPAFFGVKPELILKGGMISWSVMGDPNASIPTPQPALYRPMFASFGLAKYQTSYTFLSKAGFEGKVHEELGLKKRIGVVKNIRQLTKKDMKLNGETPEIEVDPQTYEVKVDGDLITCEPDEKVSLAQRYFLF
- a CDS encoding urease accessory protein UreE, which encodes MIIEKVVGNVKTQEKQPHHVERVYLRSDDLLKKIQRVKTDHGNELGIRLRDAKELMDGDILFQNEKNAIIISVIEDDVIVIKPKSINQMGDIAHQLGNRHLPAQFNGDEMIVQYDYLVEKLLEEEGVLFERVKRKMEKAFKHIGHSHGE
- a CDS encoding urease accessory protein UreF yields the protein MANKQALFHLLQICDSNFPSGAFSHSFGLETYIQENKLTNKQEFYHALTQYLSLQFIYTDGLACKMVYEAIKSRNIQKVWEIDQELYALSLAKETREGNRRIGRQLVKVMNELYEIHALKDYQNKIKRKEAFGHSAIVFAMVSQHLQLDVRTALETYLFATTSSLVQNAVRGIPLGQTDGQRVLIDSQPFLTELVDKTLLLDEADFGASSIGLEIAQMIHEQLPVRLFMS
- the ureG gene encoding urease accessory protein UreG gives rise to the protein MKEPIRIGIGGPVGAGKTLLVDKLTRVLMKELEVAVITNDIYTKEDAQFLMKNGALPEDRIIGVETGGCPHTAIREDASMNFDAIDELIERHPNLDLIFVESGGDNLAATFSPELVDFSIYIIDVAQGEKIPRKGGQGMIKSDLFIINKTDLAPYVGANLEVMRKDTLASRGDRPFFFTNLKSGSGVNDVVEWIRREAFLVGLEA
- a CDS encoding urease accessory protein UreD — encoded protein: MVYTGYLALEVGKKRERSFISSSFFDGVFKITRPTYLVEDLPLLTMIHVGGGYIDGDTYRTEITMKNRAKLALTTQASTKVYKSMEKGVSQENEFHLGEKCELYLKQDPLILYKNARFMQDTTVHLTDSSVFYFTDIISPGWSPDGLPFQYERLQSKMKIYVNESLQIIDHLLLEPSKKIDGIMQLEGYSHIGSLIYIHEKIEEKMIQELYELLIRKKKIRVGISLLPIKGLTIRVLASNSYEIEGAFNEVESFIFQHLYDKEPIHWRKS